From a single Nicotiana tabacum cultivar K326 chromosome 8, ASM71507v2, whole genome shotgun sequence genomic region:
- the LOC142163437 gene encoding uncharacterized protein LOC142163437 — MKVALLGKNKLCLVDGSTSKEDFGSGLAHQWDRCNAIVTSWLMSNVSKDLITGVLFSSNACTVWAAFKERFDEVNGSRLYYLHKEIFTMTQGMCSVSTYFTKLRDLWAEYDSILPPPPAAEYVEQLEYQRLLQFLVGLSDSFEQARSQILLMPTLPSINKAYAMVVKDESRRMITGANYGNAGNIEPTALFTAQSGNKQRRNYSLECDFCHLKGHTRKDCYKLMKCDFCNKTGHLKDKCYKIVGYPPDFKPRGKANAALLSDQSQTTPVPSQQTSNGTVPAQFFTQDQYNQLLQLLSKSSIGDASAHMAGKCFCGNVELCENMVLCKWIVDTGATNHMSSSKELLHNKQSVGST; from the coding sequence ATGAAGGTAGCCTTGTTAGGAAAAAATAAATTGTGTCTAGTCGATGGATCAACTTCAAAAGAGGATTTTGGATCTGGTCTAGCACACCAGTGGGATCGATGCAACGCGATTGTGACCTCATGGTTGATGAGCAATGTTAGCAAAGATTTAATAACTGGAGTACTCTTTTCATCTAATGCTTGTACAGTATGGGCTGCATTCAAGGAACGTTTTGATGAAGTAAATGGATCGAGATTATACTATCTGCACAAGGAGATCTTCACTATGACTCAGGGAATGTGTTCTGTTTCTACTTATTTTACAAAGCTCAGAGATCTGTGGGCAGAGTATGACTCCATTTTACCACCACCTCCAGCAGCTGAGTATGTTGAGCAGTTAGAATATCAACGTTTGTTGCAATTTCTCGTGGGATTAAGTGATAGCTTTGAACAAGCTAGAAGTCAGATCCTCTTAATGCCTACCTTGCCGTCTATCAACAAAGCATATGCCATGGTAGTTAAAGATGAAAGCAGGAGGATGATTACTGGTGCCAATTATGGAAATGCAGGGAATATTGAGCCTACTGCTCTATTTACTGCACAATCAGGAAACAAGCAAAGAAGAAATTATAGTTTGGAGTGTGACTTTTGCCATCTAAAAGGACATACTCGAAAAGATTGCTATAAACTAATGAAATGTGATTTTTGTAATAAAACAGGACATTTGAAGGACAAATGCTACAAAATCGTGGGTTATCCTCCAGATTTCAAGCCAAGGGGAAAGGCAAATGCTGCCCTATTGAGTGATCAATCTCAAACCACACCGGTGCCTAGTCAACAAACAAGCAATGGGACAGTACCAGCCCAGTTCTTCACACAAGATCAGTACAACCAACTATTACAACTATTGAGCAAGAGTTCTATTGGAGATGCCAGTGCTCACATGGCAGGTAAATGCTTTTGTGGCAATGTAGAGTTATGTGAAAATATGGTACTTTGCAAATGGATTGTAGATACAGGAGCTACGAATCATATGTCTAGTTCTAAAGAATTATTACATAATAAACAATCAGTAGGAAGCACATGA